A section of the Festucalex cinctus isolate MCC-2025b chromosome 9, RoL_Fcin_1.0, whole genome shotgun sequence genome encodes:
- the LOC144025381 gene encoding uncharacterized protein LOC144025381 isoform X3: MACPGVLALFASQRKNAILVSVMVASACLSCVASVFVLGYSSLTLTYGEEDKEVFHHHDSPKVTFVLHRMVKGANATMLLICSLSLLLSSLIAYAGCCSLPRCGCYDARTGLETLVPQCDPGSAEMVCTWQAEGDDRLFNSPVQSTDCGTTEEDNSSKLPPYSRLT; the protein is encoded by the exons ATGGCTTGTCCAGGTGTTTTGGCTCTGTTTGCATCTCAAAGGAAAAATGCAATTCTG GTGAGTGTGATGGTGGCGTCAGCGTGCCTCTCTTGCGTGGCTTCTGTGTTTGTATTGGGCTATTCTTCTCTAACGCTCACATATGGAGAAGAAGATAAGGAGGTCTTCCACCATCACGACAGTCCCAAAGTG ACGTTTGTACTCCATCGGATGGTGAAGGGTGCCAACGCCACCATGCTGCTCATCTGCAGCCTCAGCTTGCTCCTGTCTTCTCTCATCGCTTACGCCGGTTGCTGTAGTCTACCACGGTGTGGCTGCTACGACGCCCGAACTGGACTG GAGACACTGGTTCCACAGTGTGACCCAGGGAGTGCTGAGATGGTGTGTACCTGGCAAG CTGAAGGTGACGACAGGCTCTTCAATTCTCCAGTTCAGTCGACCGACTGTGGCACTACAGAGGAAGACAATTCCTCCAAGCTACCTCCATACAGCAGACTGACCTAA
- the LOC144025381 gene encoding uncharacterized protein LOC144025381 isoform X1 translates to MDRYRYFIFNQKRVLVLGVLQVACAALCMICGFMDAVFRKDTPLSTTRTPLWGGMKGVERVLCMEPIPTDLEPKAGYTLKWSPDKLWIMACPGVLALFASQRKNAILVSVMVASACLSCVASVFVLGYSSLTLTYGEEDKEVFHHHDSPKVTFVLHRMVKGANATMLLICSLSLLLSSLIAYAGCCSLPRCGCYDARTGLETLVPQCDPGSAEMVCTWQAEGDDRLFNSPVQSTDCGTTEEDNSSKLPPYSRLT, encoded by the exons ATGGACCGCTACAGGTACTTCATTTTTAACCAAAAGCGCGTACTCGTCCTCGGTGTCCTCCAAGTGGCGTGTGCGGCTCTCTGTATGATCTGCGGCTTCATGGATGCTGTTTTCCGCAAGGATACCCCGCTGAGCACAACCAGGACACCACTGTGGGGTGGAATG AAAGGAGTAGAACGGGTTCTATgtatggagcctatcccaactgacttGGAGCCAAAGGCGGGCTACACCCTGAAATGGTCGCCAGACAAGCTATGG atcATGGCTTGTCCAGGTGTTTTGGCTCTGTTTGCATCTCAAAGGAAAAATGCAATTCTG GTGAGTGTGATGGTGGCGTCAGCGTGCCTCTCTTGCGTGGCTTCTGTGTTTGTATTGGGCTATTCTTCTCTAACGCTCACATATGGAGAAGAAGATAAGGAGGTCTTCCACCATCACGACAGTCCCAAAGTG ACGTTTGTACTCCATCGGATGGTGAAGGGTGCCAACGCCACCATGCTGCTCATCTGCAGCCTCAGCTTGCTCCTGTCTTCTCTCATCGCTTACGCCGGTTGCTGTAGTCTACCACGGTGTGGCTGCTACGACGCCCGAACTGGACTG GAGACACTGGTTCCACAGTGTGACCCAGGGAGTGCTGAGATGGTGTGTACCTGGCAAG CTGAAGGTGACGACAGGCTCTTCAATTCTCCAGTTCAGTCGACCGACTGTGGCACTACAGAGGAAGACAATTCCTCCAAGCTACCTCCATACAGCAGACTGACCTAA
- the LOC144025381 gene encoding uncharacterized protein LOC144025381 isoform X2 — MDRYRYFIFNQKRVLVLGVLQVACAALCMICGFMDAVFRKDTPLSTTRTPLWGGMIMACPGVLALFASQRKNAILVSVMVASACLSCVASVFVLGYSSLTLTYGEEDKEVFHHHDSPKVTFVLHRMVKGANATMLLICSLSLLLSSLIAYAGCCSLPRCGCYDARTGLETLVPQCDPGSAEMVCTWQAEGDDRLFNSPVQSTDCGTTEEDNSSKLPPYSRLT, encoded by the exons ATGGACCGCTACAGGTACTTCATTTTTAACCAAAAGCGCGTACTCGTCCTCGGTGTCCTCCAAGTGGCGTGTGCGGCTCTCTGTATGATCTGCGGCTTCATGGATGCTGTTTTCCGCAAGGATACCCCGCTGAGCACAACCAGGACACCACTGTGGGGTGGAATG atcATGGCTTGTCCAGGTGTTTTGGCTCTGTTTGCATCTCAAAGGAAAAATGCAATTCTG GTGAGTGTGATGGTGGCGTCAGCGTGCCTCTCTTGCGTGGCTTCTGTGTTTGTATTGGGCTATTCTTCTCTAACGCTCACATATGGAGAAGAAGATAAGGAGGTCTTCCACCATCACGACAGTCCCAAAGTG ACGTTTGTACTCCATCGGATGGTGAAGGGTGCCAACGCCACCATGCTGCTCATCTGCAGCCTCAGCTTGCTCCTGTCTTCTCTCATCGCTTACGCCGGTTGCTGTAGTCTACCACGGTGTGGCTGCTACGACGCCCGAACTGGACTG GAGACACTGGTTCCACAGTGTGACCCAGGGAGTGCTGAGATGGTGTGTACCTGGCAAG CTGAAGGTGACGACAGGCTCTTCAATTCTCCAGTTCAGTCGACCGACTGTGGCACTACAGAGGAAGACAATTCCTCCAAGCTACCTCCATACAGCAGACTGACCTAA